The following are from one region of the Saccharomyces kudriavzevii IFO 1802 strain IFO1802 genome assembly, chromosome: 12 genome:
- the ISA1 gene encoding Fe-binding Fe/S cluster assembly protein ISA1 (similar to Saccharomyces cerevisiae ISA1 (YLL027W); ancestral locus Anc_4.31), translated as MVNIGSSGSVLLARRLLSTGGFWRGGANGTMSRTMNNVNPFKLRFIPKTAPTNTEAASSDTQHSSKKPFKFVVSNQSATEKAAKSPKWSSYAFPSPETIKSHEEAVKRQRNTIDEQMAAAVAKSDCSCTEAPKKRKRKLRPTKALITLSPKAIKHLRGLLAQPKPKLIRVSARNRGCSGLTYDLQYITEPGKFDEVVEQDGVKIVIDSKALFSIIGSEMDWVDDKLASKFVFKNPNSKGTCGCGESFMV; from the coding sequence ATGGTAAACATAGGAAGCAGTGGCTCAGTGCTGCTGGCACGCAGGCTTCTTTCAACGGGAGGGTTTTGGCGAGGCGGTGCGAACGGTACAATGTCTCGCACAATGAACAACGTAAATCCTTTCAAATTAAGATTCATACCGAAGACAGCACCCACGAATACGGAGGCAGCTTCTTCGGATACTCAGCATTCGAGCAAGAAGCCCTTCAAGTTCGTAGTCTCCAATCAGAGCGCGACCGAGAAGGCCGCTAAAAGCCCGAAATGGTCAAGTTATGCATTTCCCTCGCCCGAGACCATCAAGTCGCATGAGGAGGCCGTTAAGAGGCAGAGGAATACTATAGACGAGCAAATGGCCGCTGCGGTGGCCAAGAGTGACTGTTCTTGCACAGAGGCTCctaagaaaagaaagaggaaactAAGGCCAACAAAGGCGCTCATCACACTGAGCCCGAAGGCAATCAAGCATTTGAGAGGGCTTCTGGCTCAGCCGAAACCCAAGTTGATTAGAGTTAGCGCTAGAAACCGTGGATGTTCAGGGTTAACTTACGATTTGCAGTACATTACCGAGCCGGGGAAATTCGATGAGGTCGTAGAACAAGATGGCGTCAAGATCGTCATTGACTCGAAGGCCTTGTTTAGCATAATTGGCAGCGAAATGGACTGGGTCGACGATAAGTTGGCCTCCAAGTTCGTTTTCAAGAACCCAAACTCGAAGGGTACCTGTGGTTGTGGCGAAAGTTTCATGGTATGA
- the TPO1 gene encoding polyamine transporter TPO1 (similar to Saccharomyces cerevisiae TPO1 (YLL028W); ancestral locus Anc_4.30), producing MSDHSPISNKENHLLPSGSSRSSSSDTHSTRTTGTTGVEPVDFTGEGAKYTTATESNACGADLAIQRTTTMNSAAESEVNVTRRLTKILTGSVDEPDRIDVNYTNCAPMGGDRPYPPSLPGRDLFEVTFDGPNDPLHPFNWPMKKKVLICLVLCLDCIAIAMCSSIFASAVPQICEIYHVIEVVAILGITLFVLGFAASPVIYAPLSELYGRKGVLVLSAFGFALFQFAVATAENLQTIFICRFFGGFIGAAPMAVVPAAFADMFDTDVRGKAIALFALGVFVGPILSPVMGSYIAQRTTWRWLEYVVGCFASAVFVAIVLFFEETHHPTILVNKAKQMRKESNNWGIHAAHEDVELSIKEIIQKTVTRPIIMLFVEPLLLFVTIYNSFVYGILYLLLEAYPLVFVEGYGFTENGELPYIALIIGMMVCAAFIWYMDNDYLRRCKAKGKLVPEARLYAMVVAGTIFPIGILWFCWTGYYPHKIHWMVPTVGGSFIGFGLMGIFLPCLNYIIESYLLLAASAVAANTFMRSAFGACFPLFAGYMFRGMGIGWAGLLLGLFAAAMIPVPLLFLKYGEAIRKRSKYAYSP from the coding sequence atgTCAGATCATTCCCCTATTTCCAATAAGGAAAACCACTTGCTGCCATCAGGCTCATCAAGAAGCTCATCCAGCGATACGCATTCGACGCGCACTACGGGAACTACGGGCGTTGAACCTGTAGATTTCACCGGTGAAGGTGCCAAGTACACTACAGCAACGGAGAGCAATGCCTGTGGCGCAGATTTGGCGATTCAAAGAACTACCACTATGAATTCCGCAGCGGAATCAGAGGTCAACGTCACGAGAAGGTTGACCAAGATCCTTACTGGATCCGTCGACGAGCCCGACCGCATAGACGTCAATTATACCAATTGTGCGCCCATGGGTGGTGATAGGCCTTACCCTCCCTCATTGCCCGGCAGAGACCTGTTTGAAGTCACTTTTGATGGTCCCAACGACCCGCTACATCCGTTCAACTGGCccatgaagaagaaggttCTGATCTGTCTTGTTCTATGTTTAGATTGTATTGCCATTGCTATGTgttcttccatttttgccTCGGCAGTGCCGCAAATCTGCGAGATATACCATGTCATCGAAGTTGTCGCCATTCTGGGTATTACTCTTTTCGTTCTTGGATTTGCAGCCTCGCCGGTCATTTATGCGCCCCTTTCGGAGTTGTACGGTAGAAAGGGTGTTTTAGTGTTATCTGCGTTTGGATTTGCCCTTTTCCAGTTTGCAGTAGCTACCGCTGAAAACCTGCAGACCATTTTCATCTGTAGATTTTTCGGTGGTTTCATCGGTGCAGCACCCATGGCCGTTGTCCCCGCCGCGTTTGCCGATATGTTTGATACCGATGTCAGAGGTAAAGCCATTGCCTTGTTTGCCCTAGGTGTCTTTGTAGGTCCCATTTTGTCGCCTGTCATGGGTTCATATATCGCTCAAAGAACTACCTGGAGATGGTTAGAATACGTTGTTGGTTGTTTTGCTTCTGCCGTTTTCGTTGCCATCgtacttttctttgaagagACTCATCACCCTACCATTTTGGTTAACAAGGCTAAGCAGATGAGAAAGGAAAGTAATAACTGGGGTATCCATGCCGCTCATGAAGACGTGGAATTGTCCATCAAGGAAATTATTCAGAAAACGGTGACGAGACCTATTATTATGCTTTTCGTGGAGCCACTGTTGTTATTTGTGACCATTTATAACTCGTTTGTCTACGGTATCTTGTATCTATTACTGGAAGCCTACCCACTAGTATTCGTGGAGGGTTACGGGTTTACCGAAAACGGTGAATTGCCATACATTGCCTTGATTATCGGTATGATGGTGTGCGCTGCTTTCATTTGGTATATGGACAATGATTACTTAAGAAGATGTAAGGCCAAGGGTAAGTTGGTCCCTGAGGCTAGATTGTACGCCATGGTAGTGGCAGGTACCATTTTCCCCATCGGTATCCTATGGTTCTGTTGGACAGGCTATTATCCTCACAAGATTCATTGGATGGTCCCCACAGTGGGGGGTTCTTTCATTGGGTTTGGCCTGATGGGCATCTTCTTACCATGCCTGAATTACATCATTGAATCATATTTACTGTTGGCGGCTTCCGCCGTCGCTGCAAACACATTTATGAGATCTGCGTTCGGTGCATGCTTCCCGTTGTTTGCAGGATATATGTTCCGTGGCATGGGTATTGGTTGGGCCGGTTTGTTATTAGGTCTATTTGCCGCTGCTATGATTCCCGTGCCTTTACTGTTCTTGAAATACGGTGAAGCCATCAGAAAGAGGTCCAAGTACGCCTACTCCCCTTAA
- the FRA1 gene encoding aminopeptidase P (similar to Saccharomyces cerevisiae FRA1 (YLL029W); ancestral locus Anc_4.29) yields MTSKPSTSDGRAHSTSHTSGMGMRGTSSSHSPRPFRPCADCTCSPGLLSRQGRRASLFLRQLENSRRSSSMLLTELKGASGSNTAGNGSVYSCDSLCATNREVNTTDRLLKLRQEMKKHDLCCYIVPSCDEHQSEYVSLRDQRRAFISGFSGSAGVACITRDLLNFNDDHPDGKSILSTDGRYFNQARQELDYNWTLLRQNEDPITWQEWCVREALEMGKGLGNKEGMVLKIGIDPKLITFNDYISFNKMIDTKYNAKGKVKLVSVEENLIDNIWPDFETLPERPCNDLLLLKYEFHGEEFKDKKEKLLSKLNNKSSSAATPAKTFIVVALDEICWLLNLRGSDIDYNPVFFAYVAINEDVTILFTNNPFNDDISEYFKTSGIEVRPYDQIWQHLKKTTAAQAASAEHKFVVPDGASWQMVRCLNVLYDGGTVKGMALPNYIMIHSPIDVLKSIKNDIEIKNAHKAQVKDAVCLVQYFAWLEQQLVGREALIDEYRAAEKLTEIRKTQRNFMGNSFETISSTGSNAAIIHYSPPVENSSMIDPTKIYLCDSGSQFLEGTTDITRTIHLTKPTKEEMDNYTLVLKGGLALERLVFPENTPGFNIDAIARQFLWSRGLDYKHGTGHGIGSFLNVHEGPMGVGFRPQLMNFPLRAGNIISNEPGYYKDGEYGIRIESDMLIKKATRKGNFLKFENITVVPFCKKLINTKLLNEEEKAQINEYHARIWRTVVHFLQPQSISYKWLKRETSPL; encoded by the coding sequence atGACTTCAAAACCATCCACTAGTGACGGTAGGGCTCACTCGACTTCTCATACATCCGGCATGGGTATGAGGGGAACATCGTCATCACACAGTCCCAGACCGTTTAGACCATGTGCGGACTGTACATGTTCTCCAGGTTTGCTATCCAGACAAGGCCGTAGGGCCTCTCTCTTCCTAAGGCAACTGGAAAATTCAAGGAGGTCTTCCAGTATGCTACTCACTGAACTTAAGGGTGCTAGTGGTAGTAATACAGCTGGTAACGGATCTGTTTATTCATGTGACTCACTATGCGCTACTAATAGAGAGGTCAACACGACTGACAGGCTATTGAAGTTGCGTCAAGAGATGAAGAAACATGATTTGTGTTGTTATATTGTGCCTAGTTGCGATGAACACCAGTCCGAGTATGTGTCGTTGCGAGATCAAAGACGCGCCTTCATTTCAGGGTTTTCTGGATCAGCTGGTGTGGCTTGCATCACTAGAGATTTGTTAAATTTCAACGATGACCATCCCGACGGAAAATCCATTTTGAGCACTGATGGTAGGTACTTCAATCAGGCCAGACAAGAACTGGACTACAACTGGACACTTTTAAGGCAGAATGAGGATCCAATCACCTGGCAAGAATGGTGTGTGAGGGAAGCGCTGGAAATGGGCAAGGGACTCGGTAATAAAGAGGGAATGGTGTTAAAGATAGGTATTGACCCCAAACTTATCACTTTTAACGATTACATTTCGTTCAATAAAATGATTGACACTAAATATAACGCAAAGGGTAAAGTGAAACTTGTGTCCGTGGAGGAAAATTTGATTGATAATATCTGGCctgattttgaaactttacCTGAGAGGCCCTGTAATGATCTATTACTGCTGAAATATGAATTTCATGGTGAAGAgttcaaagacaaaaaggaaaagttACTGTCGAAGCTAAATAATAAATCTTCCTCTGCGGCAACCCCCGCCAAGACTTTTATAGTCGTTGCATTGGATGAAATTTGCTGGTTGTTAAACCTGCGTGGGTCCGACATCGACTATAATCCTGTTTTTTTCGCCTACGTGGCCATCAACGAAGACGTGACCATTCTTTTCACGAATAATCCCTTCAATGACGACATATCGGAATATTTTAAAACGAGCGGTATTGAAGTCAGGCCTTATGATCAGATATGGCAGCatttaaagaaaaccaCCGCCGCGCAAGCCGCCTCTGCTGAGCACAAATTTGTGGTTCCTGATGGAGCATCGTGGCAAATGGTTCGTTGTCTGAACGTTCTATATGACGGCGGGACGGTTAAGGGGATGGCTCTACCAAACTATATAATGATTCACTCACCCATCGATGTCTTGAAGtctatcaaaaatgatatcGAAATAAAGAACGCGCACAAGGCGCAAGTCAAGGATGCGGTGTGTCTGGTGCAGTATTTTGCATGGCTGGAACAACAACTCGTGGGGCGCGAAGCGTTGATAGATGAATATCGTGCCGCGGAAAAATTGACTGAGATCAGAAAAACTCAAAGGAACTTCATGGGGAATTCATTTGAAACGATATCGTCTACAGGTAGTAACGCTGCAATCATACATTATTCGCCCCCTGTGGAAAACTCGTCGATGATTGACCCTACCAAGATATATCTTTGTGATTCCGGTTCACAATTCCTGGAGGGCACCACAGACATAACAAGGACCATTCACTTAACGAAACCGACGAAGGAAGAGATGGATAACTACACGCTGGTACTTAAGGGCGGCTTGGCTTTGGAAAGATTGGTGTTTCCCGAAAACACACCCGGATTCAATATCGACGCCATCGCCAGGCAGTTTTTATGGTCGCGCGGGCTAGACTATAAGCACGGTACAGGTCATGGTATAGGATCGTTCTTGAACGTCCACGAGGGGCCCATGGGCGTCGGGTTCAGGCCACAGCTGATGAATTTCCCCTTAAGAGCGGGCAACATAATAAGTAACGAACCCGGGTACTATAAAGATGGTGAGTACGGTATCAGAATTGAAAGCGACATGCTGATTAAGAAAGCCACCCGAAAGGGTAACTTCCTGAAATTCGAAAACATAACGGTGGTACCATTTTGTAAGAAGCTGATCAACACCAAGCTACtaaacgaagaagaaaaagcacAGATCAATGAGTATCACGCAAGGATATGGAGAACCGTGGTGCACTTTTTGCAGCCTCAGAGTATTTCATACAAATGGCTGAAAAGAGAAACGAGTCCATTGTGA
- the GPI13 gene encoding mannose-ethanolamine phosphotransferase GPI13 (similar to Saccharomyces cerevisiae GPI13 (YLL031C); ancestral locus Anc_4.28), which produces MDEKTIKKSILSSSNDEKIIYKSRIKKFQKNHKFYIILLIFIAVLQFISIAFFTRGFLLSRHVLDNISALNETSIPPRFNKAVVLVVDALRFDFVIPVNESSSNHNLNYHNNILSLYDSFANDEDASSLLLKFIADPPTTTLQRLKGLTTGSLPTFIDAGSNFDGTVIEEDNLLKQLHLVNKTVKFAGDDTWMALFHPFLSNDSFPLESLNVWDLDTVDNGVMDYFHDHLQQDKEWDVMIGHMLGIDHVGHKYGPNHFTMKEKQFQVDQFIAWILKSIDDDTLLVILGDHGMDHTGNHGGDSIDELESTLFLYSKKPNMWNFKDASNYNITNLGCDYRSVRQIDLVSSLSLLLGQPIPFNNLGWPIDEIARNDVERSQFVSSAINQLQLYKDTMQIHHSSDEILGPLAESISNIKPTSNPEEFVELGRKYQKVFLQICEELWAKFDYYSIATGIILLTISLILLISITKLIPSIVLNQMVPEFVPGIIIMVLVANLCFHGIFYVYQQPTFVDQFWGTLLATAVGIIIGCYITIFDRYNFIWIAMRLGETLADYWSRIAVMFMIVHALLFTSNSFTIWEDRIVAFLLSSFGMLTLYEFVFLPKRQSTTALLTATISEKEGTTSGVNSSTANSNYLPLTRFARLLGGYHSAVLIIFTRLASMITICREEQGEYCIPTFNNQNNSAWWVMGLCFLMIFILPACITGYYNLTSSYQAAAPIWINVFLKGILGLNFVYWSLTSLENNNATIAIPFLNDVSIFKFTLARIIAGFSLVASNVGWLMGPLCIKLNVHNTDVKSHEATILGYTNIYGSEFFLLVINVLMSILLFNKPLAQLSYFLMCNQLLSILEIIDLLKLKENIIGPIALGLLAYQHFFTTGHQATIPSVQWDIGFMLSEKITFPFTHIAIILNTFGPHILVSLSVALLTLWSQPPDVLKPQTLLGRIVSNCGILLIYNTILCLSSFIWVTHFRRHLMVWKIFCPRFIFAALSLIVTQLVVTFGTIAFASGRLIKHINDIFWK; this is translated from the coding sequence ATGGATGAAaagacaataaaaaaatcaatactttcatcttcaaatgatgagaaaataatatataaatcgcggataaagaaatttcaaaaaaatcacaaGTTTTATATTATTCTGTTGATTTTCATTGCCGTCTTGCAATTCATATCAATAGCATTTTTCACTCGCGGGTTCTTGCTTTCAAGGCATGTTCTTGATAACATATCCGCGCTAAATGAAACAAGTATCCCTCCCAGGTTCAACAAAGCCGTGGTTCTGGTCGTTGACGCTTTGAGGTTTGATTTTGTCATTCCTGTTAACGAATCCAGTTCAAATCATAATTTGAACTACCACAATAATATACTTTCGTTATATGATTCCTTTGCAAATGATGAGGACGCGTCATCGTTATTGTTGAAATTCATTGCTGACCCACCAACCACCACTTTGCAAAGACTCAAGGGCCTAACAACAGGTTCGTTGCCCACTTTCATAGACGCCGGATCCAATTTTGACGGAACtgtcattgaagaagataattTGTTAAAACAGCTTCACTTGGTAAACAAGACCGTCAAGTTCGCTGGAGATGATACCTGGATGGCCCTATTCCATCCATTCTTGTCTAATGACAGTTTCCCTCTGGAATCGCTTAATGTCTGGGATTTGGACACTGTTGATAACGGTGTCATGGATTACTTCCATGACCATTTACAGCAGGACAAAGAATGGGATGTAATGATCGGACACATGCTTGGTATTGATCATGTAGGCCACAAGTATGGCCCGAACCATTTTACCATGAAGGAAAAGCAATTTCAAGTGGACCAATTCATCGCTTGGATACTAAAGTCCATCGATGATGATACTTTGCTGGTTATTTTGGGTGATCATGGTATGGATCATACAGGCAATCATGGCGGCGATTCCATTGATGAGTTGGAAAGTactttgtttctttattcaAAGAAGCCAAATATGTGGAACTTCAAAGACGCTTCGAACTACAACATTACTAATTTGGGATGCGACTACCGCTCAGTGAGACAAATTGATTTAGTGTCCAGTTTGTCTTTACTACTTGGTCAACCCATCCCATTTAACAATCTCGGATGGCCCATTGACGAAATTGCAAGAAACGATGTAGAACGGTCCCAATTTGTTAGTTCAGCTATAAATCAATTGCAACTTTACAAAGATACGATGCAGATTCATCATAGCAGTGACGAAATATTGGGGCCATTAGCAGAAAGTATATCAAACATCAAGCCGACAAGCAATCCCGAAGAATTTGTTGAACTGGGTCGTAAGTACCAAAAAGTCTTTTTACAAATTTGCGAGGAGTTATGGGCCAAATTCGATTATTATTCCATTGCAACTGGTATAATCTTACTCACCATCTCATTAATTCTTTTGATATCTATTACAAAACTAATTCCTTCCATTGTCCTGAATCAAATGGTTCCAGAATTTGTCCCAGgcattattattatggTATTGGTTGCAAACTTATGTTTCCACGGGATCTTCTACGTTTACCAGCAACCAACTTTTGTAGATCAATTTTGGGGTACCTTGTTGGCCACTGCTGTCGGTATCATTATTGGTTGTTATATAACAATCTTTGACAGATATAACTTTATTTGGATTGCCATGAGGCTCGGAGAAACGTTGGCTGATTATTGGTCAAGAATTGCTGTCATGTTTATGATTGTCCATGCTTTGCTTTTCACTTCCAATTCCTTCACTATTTGGGAAGATAGAATTGTGGCCTTCCTTTTATCCAGTTTTGGTATGTTAACGTTGTATGAATTTGTCTTCTTACCGAAAAGGCAATCCACTACCGCATTGTTAACAGCAACAATCAGTGAAAAGGAGGGGACCACTTCGGGTGTGAATTCTTCGACggcaaattcaaattatttACCCCTAACAAGATTTGCAAGACTATTAGGCGGTTACCATTCGGCAGTCTTGATCATTTTCACTAGGCTAGCTTCTATGATTACCATTTGTAGAGAGGAACAAGGTGAATATTGCATACCAACATTCAATAATCAAAATAATTCCGCGTGGTGGGTTATGGGTCTCTGcttcttgatgatttttATATTACCTGCATGCATCACCGGTTATTACAACCTAACCTCATCTTATCAAGCTGCAGCCCCAATTTGGATAAACGTTTTCCTGAAGGGTATCCTTGGTTTAAATTTTGTTTACTGGTCATTGACTTCATTGGAAAATAACAATGCGACAATAGCGATACCGTTTTTAAACGACGTCAgcattttcaagttcaCCTTAGCCAGAATCATCGCGGGATTTTCGTTAGTTGCCTCCAATGTTGGCTGGTTAATGGGACCACTTTGTATTAAATTGAATGTTCACAATACTGATGTCAAATCACATGAAGCTACAATTTTAGGATACACCAATATCTATGGGTCGGAGTTTTTCCTTCTAGTCATAAACGTTTTGATGAGTATCCTCCTGTTCAATAAACCTCTGGCTCAATTATCATACTTCCTCATGTGCAATCAGCTATTATCAATCTTAGAAATCAttgatcttttgaaattgaaggaaaatataATTGGCCCAATCGCATTAGGACTCCTAGCGTATCAACATTTCTTTACCACCGGTCACCAAGCTACAATTCCATCGGTACAATGGGATATTGGGTTCATGCTCTCTGAAAAAATCACCTTCCCGTTCACTCATATAGCCATCATTCTAAACACCTTTGGGCCTCATATTCTCGTCTCTTTATCCGTAGCGCTATTAACGCTATGGTCACAGCCTCCGGACGTTTTGAAACCACAAACGCTTTTGGGAAGAATCGTTTCGAACTGTGGTATTTTGCTCATTTATAATACCATTTTATGTCTAAGTTCATTTATTTGGGTCACCCACTTCCGTAGACATTTGATGGTTTGGAAGATCTTTTGCCCAAGATTCATCTTCGCCGCTCTGAGCTTAATAGTAACTCAACTAGTGGTTACTTTTGGCACCATTGCATTTGCTAGTGGGAGATTGATTAAGCATATCAATGacattttttggaaatga